GCCATTATCTTACTTTATTAAAGTTCTTCTAATGAAAACAACACGTTCAGCGAAATTGTTCATTGTTTTTATTGTTTTTCTGCTGGTCTGTGTTGTTTGTTTTTTGATTGAAGCGCTCTTAGAGTGATGTTCGCGCTCAATGCGACTGTTTGTACTGTCGAATCAAAAACCTGCCAAGCACAAAGGCGCTCCCTAGAATAAACCCTAACAAAGCGCCCAGGGAGGCGAACTTTCTGGTGGCTTTTGTCGTCTTGGTCGAGACAGTTTTTATTTCGTCGAGAGTGCTGAATGCTTTGAGCGTATTGTTTGCAGCCAATGCCGGTAGATTAAGGACTATGGCTTCGGAGTTTGCAGTCGCCATTGCTGATTCCAGCTGTGTTGTAGCCATGGCTGCCGTACCAGCAGCAATTGAAGCGATATAAAGGACGGGCTCATTTCCAATTGATTTGGGTGGGGCGTCTGTCAACGTAACGGATTTGGCAGTCATGATGCCCATTGCGGAATAAAAAATATCATTTTGGATTGTGCTGTACAACTTGGTTTCCAGCGGCAATGGACTTGCTGTGACTGGAGCGTCTTTTTCATTGACTTCTTTATATAAGCTGTAAAGGGATGGTTTAGTGATGTAAGTGCTGGCAATCCATTGTTCGGGTGACGATGCATAAAGTGCTAATGAAACGGCGGCGCCTATTAAGGTGGCTGCAATAACGGCTATCTTGCCTTTCCATAATGCCTGGATAAGTGGTATCGGATCTATTTCGTCATCATTAGGGCGGGCTTTTGAATTCGTTGGGCGGCTCACGAAAAATTCCTTTATTTGCGTTCACGAATTGTAGAGAAAAAAACACAATACGCCCACGCAATAGTGCGTCATCGCAGGAGGCTGAGAATGGTTCTTGTCTGCAGGGGCTGGCGCGCCTCTTTTTTTATAGTCGCGCCGATTCATGGTGCCTTTCGTAGGATCATTCCTGCGACACAATCGTTCACGTGCCTAGCACTTAATGTCCACCGCGCATCTTTCGCGCCGCCAGATAAACGCCCAGCCCAACCAGTGCCGTGGCGGCCCCGATATACCCGGTACTCGTCCACCCCAGTCCAGCTGTGATCGCCATCCCGCCAAACCACGGCCCCAGCGCGTTGGCCAAGTTGAATGCGGCATGGTTGGACGCCGCCGCCAGGCTCGGCGCTTCGTGGGCGATATCCATCAAGCGGATCTGCAGCGGCGCCGCCAATGACACCATGGTGCCGACCAGTCCGATCCCCAGCAGCACGCCCCACAACGAGCCTGCGGCAAACGGGAAGAACACCAACACCGCCATCGACCACACCAGGATCAAGCCCACCGCGCGAAACTGCAGGCGGTCGAACAGCTTGCCGCCAGCGATATTGCCGATGATCCCACCCACGCCAAATGCCGCGAGGCCGAAGGGGATCCATTGCGGCGAGACTTTGGTGACTTCGAGCATGGTCGGCGCCAGGTAGCTGAACACGCAGAACATTCCCGCAAAACCAATGGCGCCAATGGCCAGGGCCATCCACACCTGCGGTTTGGTGAAGGCGCGCAGTTCCTTGCGTGGGTCGCTACGGGGTTCGTCGCGTCGGTCGGGAACGAATTGCCAGACCAGTGCAATCGTGCACAGCGCGATGACGCTCACCAACGCGAACGCCGAGCGCCAGCCCAGATATTGTCCAAGGAAGGTCGCAATCGGGTTGCCCAGGAGCATCGCCAGGGTGAGTCCCATCATCACCCGTGCTACAGCGCCGGCGCGTTTGTCGTTCGGCACCATGCTCGAAGCCACCACTGCGGCAATACCGAAATAGGCACCGTGGGGCAGGCCGCTGATAAATCGAAACGCCACCAGTGAGCCGAAGGTCGGGGTGAAGGCCGTGGCCAGGTTACCCAGGGCATACAGCCCCATCAGCAACAGCAGCATATGTTTGCGCAGGAGTTTGGCGCCGAGGATCGCCAGCAGTGGGGCGCCGACCATCACGCCAAGGGCGTAGGCGCTGATCGCGTGGCCGACCTGGGGTTCGCTCAAGTTGAGGTTGTGGGCGATGTCGGGCATCAGGCCCATGATGGCGAACTCGCCAGTGCCGATCGCGAAGGCGCCCACGGCCATGGCAGCTTCCATTTTTGCGGCGCTGCGCGCGGGCAGCACATGCCCGGGTGTTTGCTGGATTGTCATGGGTAACTCTATTGGAATGGATTGCACGAAGGGGAGCCGTCGATGCTACGCAAGCGGCGCCGAGGGTGTCTAGAACAGCCTTTTTCGGCAGAGTTCCGCGCCTGTGACCCCAGGTCGCGCCTGCCAGGCTTGACATCGGAGCATTAAAAGCCGCGATTTAGAGCTGTCAATTGGCCAAACGGCGCATAAACGCTGTTTGCCGTGATATTCTGCGCGCCGTCTTGGTCTAGTCTTTCCTGGGTGCGTACATCCGCATACGTCCCAGCGATTGGCTGTCGCCCAGGTAGCTGAAGCCAATAATGATAAGAAGTCAGCGCAGAAGGGACATAAACAGTGAGGTCGATACGTCGGCCTTGTGTGCCCACCCTGCGGTTCTCTCGTGAATGTGCAAACCCCGCGGTGCTGCCTTGCGCAGCTGCGATGGAGGGTTGCCCATGATCAGGGGCGGTAGGGCGGATGGCGTTTTATCATAGGTGCTACTGATGTTTAAAAAAGTAAACACTGCCCTGCTGGGGCTGGCTTTGTCGCTGGGGATCAGCTCCGCTCACGCGGAAGAGGCAAAGAAAGTCGATGTGCTGCTGATTGGCGGCGGCATCATGAGTGCAACCCTGGGCGTATGGCTCAATGAGCTGGAGCCGGGTTGGTCGATGGAAATGGTCGAGCGCCTCGACGGCGTGGCCGAAGAAAGCTCCAACGGCTGGAACAACGCCGGTACCGGTCACTCGGCCCTGGCTGAGCTGAACTACACCCCGGAAGACAAGAACGGCAACGTTGAGATCCCGAAAGCGGTCGAGATCAACGAAGCGTTCCAGATCTCCCGTCAGTTCTGGGCCTGGCAGGTCCAGCAGGGCGTACTGAAGAACCCGCGTTCGTTCATCAACACCACACCGCACATGAGCTTTGTGTGGGGCGATGACAACATCAAGTTCCTGAAAAAGCGCTACGAAGCCCTGAAAGCGAGCCCGCTGTTCGCTGGCATGCAGTACTCCGAAGACCCGGCGCAGATCGCCAAGTGGGTTCCGCTGATGATGGAAGGGCGTGACCCGAACCAGAAAATCGCGGCTACCTGGAGCCCGCTGGGTACCGACATGAACTTCGGCGAGATCACCCGCCAGTTCGTCGCTCACTTGCAGACCACGCCTAAGTTCGACCTGAAGCTGTCGAGCGAAGTGCAGGACATCACCAAGAACGCCGACGGTTCGTGGCGTGTGAGCTACAAAAACCTGAAAGACGGCACCAAGACCGAAACCGACGCCAAGTTCGTATTCATCGGCGCGGGCGGCGGTGCACTGCACTTGCTGCAAAAGTCGGGCATTCCTGAAGCCAAGGAATACGCAGGCTTCCCGGTAGGCGGCTCGTTCCTGGTGACCGATAACCCAACCGTGGCCGAGCAGCACCTGGCCAAGGCCTACGGCAAAGCGTCGGTGGGTGCACCGCCGATGTCGGTTCCGCACCTGGACACCCGCGTGCTGGATGGCAAGCGCGTGATCCTGTTTGGCCCATTCGCGACCTTCTCGACCAAGTTCCTGAAAGAAGGCTCGTACCTGGACCTGCTGACCAGCACCACCACTCACAACATCTGGCCAATGACCAAAGTCGGTATTCGTGAATACCCACTGGTCGAGTACCTCGCCGGCCAACTGATGCTGTCGGATGACGACCGCTTCAAGGCGCTGCAGGAATACTTCCCGAACGCCAAGCAATCCGACTGGCGCCTGTGGCAAGCCGGTCAGCGCGTGCAGATCATCAAGCGTGACGAAGAGCAGGGCGGCGTCCTGAAACTCGGCACGGAAGTGGTCAGCTCCGCCGACAACACCATCGCAGGCCTGCTGGGTGCATCGCCAGGCGCGTCCACCGCGGCTCCGATCATGCTGACCGTGCTGCAGAAAGTCTTCAAGGACAAGGTCGCGACCCCTGAGTGGCAGACCAAGCTGCACCAGATCGTACCGAGCTACGGCACCAAGCTGAACGACAGCCCTGAAGCGGTTGCCAAGGAATGGGCGTACACCGCCGAAATCCTGCAACTGCCGACGCCTCCTGCGATTCCTCAAGGTGCTGCTCCGAAGGCCACCGAGGCTGCCAAGCCAGCAGCTGAGCCAAGCAAGCCGGCCTCTGACCTGGCGCTGTAAGCCAAGTATCGAGCCGATGTAAAAAGCCCGCTGAACCGGTAACGGTCAGCGGGCTTTTTTGTCCCTGGCGTTCAGACCTGGAAGTGCCTGAGCTGCTCATGCAGATGCAACGCCAGTGCATTGCTGCTATCGCACAACAAGTACAGATGTTGCGCTGGCAACGGAGGCAGGTCTGTCATCTGCCTGAGCCCTTCACCCATGCGGCTTTCCTCCATCAGGCCCTACCGCCACGCCACTGCGCACGCAGGCCTCGACGGCGGATGAATTGGGGCTTTCCAGCAGCATCCGGTGATAAATCCCGTGATCCTTCAGTACCTGCAAGGCGGCGGCGCGATAGGGGCAGCCGGCGATGGGGACGGTGATGGGCAGCGGTGCATTCGACGGACAGCTAAAGTGCTCGGCCGCGACCCACAGCGGCTGTACCGGGCCCAGACGTTCTCCCTGGGCCAGCGGGTGTGCGCTTACGGTGATGGTCAGGTCCAGGTGATTGGCCGTGAACAGGTTGAGCAACTCGCCGCTGGTGCGGGCTTCGACCTCCAGCTCCAGCAGCGGGTTGTCAGCGATCAACCGGGGTAAAAACTCCCGAATGAAGGCCGGTGCATAGGTGTCCGGTACACCCAGGCGGATCTTGCCCTGCATGCGCTGGGGCATCAGCGAGATCAGCAGGCGATCATGGCTCTTGAGGAATTCGGTGGTTTCGCCCAGTAGTTTCTTACCGTAGAGCGTCAACTCCACGCCTTGGTTGCTGCGGCTGAACAAGCGTTGGCCCACCTGATCTTCGAGCTTTTGTATCTGTGTGGTCACGGTTGACGCACTGCGGTGAACCTGCTCGGCCGCTTCGTTGAAACGTCCAAAGCGCGCCACGGCGTGAAAGGTACGCAGCAGGTCGATATTCAGTTGTTTAGCCATGATTCCACTTTTATGGATTGATGGTGCAGGTTATTCAAATATACAGAATCATGCGTGGCCATTAGCCTTTCAGTCAACGTGCACTGACCGGAGGCTTCATGACGCGATCAACCTTAAAGCGGCTGCTGTTGCAGGCGGCATTTGTGCTGTCGTGGAGCTCTGGCTATATCGGCGCCAAATTGGGCACGCAGGGCGGCGGGGCGTTCAACCTGCTGTTCTGGCGATTCCTGTTGGTCTCGGTGTGCCTGGGGCTGTTCTTGAACGTCAGGTTGTTGAAGGTTTCATGGGCGCAGGTTCGCCATTACGCCGTCATTGGGTTTCTCTCGCAGTTCCTGTACCTGAGTTGCCTCTACGTTGCGATCCAGAACGGCTTGCCTCCTGGCATTGCCGCCATCATCGCGGCCCTGCAGCCGTTGATGACGGCGGCGTTGTCGATGGGTAGCGCAACCGAGCGCAGTGGCGGCTGGCAGTGGGTTGGCCTGATGATCAGCTTCGTTGGCGTTTCCATCGCGATTGCCGGGCAGTACGGCAGTGGCGGGGAAGGCGTTGGTCTTGTCATTTACTTGCTGCCCTTGGCTGCGGCGCTGGGGCTGACGCTGGCGACCCTGTATGAGCGCCGCACGGTGCAAAGCCAGGACGCAGGCTTGGTCCTGCCGCTGTTCATCCAGTCTTTGCTGACCTTGATCGGCTTTACCGTCGCCGTGCTCTATACCGACACGCTGAGCATTCCCCGCGACCCAGACGTATTGATCTCAATTGTCTGGCTCACTGTGTTCTCAACCTTCGTTGCCTATTTGAGCCTCTGGATGCTCCTGCGCGTCATGACCGCGACCCACGTCGCTGCGCTGGTCTACCTGGAGCCGCCAGTAACGCTGGTGTGGGCAGCGCTGATGTTCGGCGATGTGATCCATGCCTCGACCTGCGCCGGCATTGCCGTGGTTGTCGCCGGGCTGCTGTTGGTGCGCCTGAAACGACCGACCGTCGCGTGCGCCTCTTGAGGCTTGCGGGTTCAGCAAGCTGACAGACATCACCTGTTAAAAATACCCACAGCCAAGCAGGAGCGCGGCTGTCACAACGGGGGATTTTTCGCGGTGCAAGTGTTGGGCGTCAGCGTCCGAGGGGTTTGTATGTGGCTACGTTATGCGGCATTGACGGCCATGGTCGTCGCAGCATCCGGGTGTGTGCAAGAGCGCGTCGTGCATGAGCGCAGGCCGGTACAACGCGAATATGTGGAAGTCATCGCGCCGCAACCGCCGCCGGTGCAGGTGATCGAAGTCGAGCCGCCGGTGCGCTATGGCTACATTTGGTCACGCGGCTATTGGCGTTGGGAAGGCGGGCGCTATGTCGCAGTACACGGCCACTGGGAGCCGGTGCGCGAAGGTTATCGCTACGTGCATCCACATTGGGTCCAGCGCAACGACGGCTACCATTGGCAAGGCGGTGGCTGGGTTCGTTGAGCCTTGGTCAGATCGGCTTCGTCGTGCCCAGAAGCCGAACTTCACGCAATAGCGCGGCGCCGAGTTGATCGGTGCCCAGTTCCTTGTAGCCGACGGCTTTGATTTCGCCGTTCTCTTCTGCCTGGATGAGGATCACCGGGGTTTCTTTGCCGGTGGCTTCGTCGACGTGCAGGGCGTACTGCGGAATATCCAGCTTGATCGGCGTGCCTGCGGCCTGGCCTTTCACGTTGATCAGGAAGGCTGCACAGCCCGCGTCGACGTCCAGGCTGGTGGCGGAGCGACCACTGACGAAGCAGGTCTTTGGCAGGTCGGGCCAGGTGATCGATTCGGCGATCACCGTGCCGGACGCCATCGTCAAGGTAGCGAGAAGAAGCGTGCGCACGTAGGTCTTTCTCTCGATGGGGGTTGAACGCGACTTTTACCAAAGCCTGGTGGGCGTCGCAACGGCAAAGGCTCAGATCAGTCGTTTCATCCCCGCGGCCTTCGCAGCGTTCAAATCAAAGGTGGCGGTATATTCGCAGCCTGCAGCATGAGCACAGCGTTCTATCAGGCAGTCCGCGAAATCGGCTGTGCTGGCGGTGAATCGTCGCAGTGCCTGCCAGATGATCTCGGCGTGTTCGATGGTCAGTTCTCGGGTGCGTAGCAGCGTTTCGAGCACGGTCACGACATCACCCTTGGCAGACTGATAACAACTTTGTAGAACCCATACCAATTCCACCACGGACACCAGGCTGACAAAGCCCGGTGCAAAGGCGGTGAGCGACTCAATCAACTCAGATGCCTTGGGCGATTGCACGGGATCGTCCTGGGTGACATAGCGCACCAGCACATTGGTATCCAGCCCGATCATCTCGCTTTCGCCCCTTGTGCCGCGATGGCACGGTTCATTTCATCCAGCGAGACGGCCTTGGCGGGCTTTTGGATCAGGCCTTTGAGATCATGTACGGTTTTGCTGGCGGCAATCATGGAAAATTTGCCGTCTTCCATTTCGACAAATTCAACGCGATCGCCTGTCTCCAGGCCCAGGGCAGTTCTGACCTGGACGGGAATGGTGATTTGCCCTTTTGAAGTAAGCGTGGCGGTGGCCATAGTGAAGATCTCCATCGTGATGCTCCTTACCTTAGGGTAAGGAATTATGGAGGACAAGATCCGTTGGTCCATAGGTTGCTCTTCTGGTGTGAGTTGATCGGAACAGGTAAAAAGATAGCCCGAGTTATGCCTCGGGCACGTCCGAAAACACCCGCAAAGAGATACAACATATGACCGATCGCCAGCTCATTATCCCTGCTGCCATGCGCCCCATTGTCGAACGTGCTGGTTACGTGCCCGCCGTCAAGGTCGGCAAGACGTTGTACTGCGCAGGACAGGTCGGACGCACGGAGGCATTGGCTGTGATTGACGATCCAGAGGCGCAATTCGTCGCAGCCTGGGAGAACTTGAGGCAGGTCCTGGAGGAGGGTGACTGTACGTTCGACGACGTGGTGGACATGACCACCTACCACGTCAACATGAGCCAGCACATGGCGGTTTTCCGTGACGTGAAAAACCGCCTGTTCCCACGCGGGCATTGCGCCTGGACCACCATCGGAGTGTCCGAACTGGCACACCCCGGCCTGCTGGTGGAAATCAAATGCGTGGCAGTGCAGCGCTAGCTTACTGAACCACGCGATAGCACGGCACATACGCTGCGCCGCCCGGCAGCTTCATGCGGTGCTGGGCGACAAACGCCTGTAGCAGCTCGTCCAGCGGTTTCATGATGGCCGGGTCACCGTGGATCTCGTAGGGGCCGTTCTGCTCGATCAGGCGGATGCCCTTGTCCTTCACGTTACCCGCTACGATCCCCGAGAACGCACGGCGCAGGTTGGCGGCGAGTTCGTGGGGTGGCAGCGCGTGGCTCAGTTGCAGGCTGGCCATGTTCTCGTGGGTCGGGTCGAACGGGCGCTGGAAGCCTTCGTCGATCTTCAGCAGCCAGTTGAAGTGGAACGCGTCGTTGCGCTCGCGACGGAACTGCTTCACGGCCTTGAGGCCGGCGGTCATCTGGCGCGCCACTTCGGCGGGGTCGTCGATGATGATCTGGTAGTGCGCCTGGGCCGCTTCGCCCAAGGTGGCGCCGACGAACGCGTGCAACTGCTGCAGGTACGGCGCTGCGTGTTTCGGCCCAGTGAGGATGACCGGGAACGGCAGGTCGCGGTTGTCCGGATGCATCAGGATGCCCAGCAGGTACAGGAACTCTTCGGCTGTGCCGGCACCGCCTGGGAAGATGATGATGCCGTGGCCCACACGTACGAAGGCTTCCAGGCGTTTTTCGATGTCTGGCAGGATCACCAGCTCATTGACGATCGGGTTCGGCGCTTCGGCAGCGATGATGCCAGGCTCGGTCAGGCCCAGGTAGCGCCCGCCGGTAATGCGTTGCTTGGCGTGGGAAATGGTCGCGCCTTTCATAGGGCCTTTCATTACGCCGGGGCCGCAGCCCGTGCACACGTCGAGGCTGCGCAGGCCCAGTTCATGGCCGACCTTCTTGGTGTATTTGTATTCTTCGGTGTTGATCGAGTGCCCACCCCAGCACACCACGATCTTCGGCTCGACACCGGGGCGCAGCGTACGGGCGTTGCGCAGCAGGTGGAACACATAGTCGGTGATGCCCTGGGAATTGCTCAGGTCGATGCGCTGGCTGTCCAGCTCGTTCTCGGTGTAGACGATGTCGCGCAGTGCACTGAACAGCATTTCACGGGTGCTGGCGATCATTTCACCGTCGACGAAGGCATCGGCCGGGGCATTCAGCAGTTCCAGGCGCACGCCACGGTCTTGCTGGTGGATGCGCACTTCGAAGTCTTTGTAGGCGTCAAGGATGGTCTTGGCGTTGTCGATGTGTGCGCCGGTGTTGAGGATCGCCAGGGCGCACTGGCGGAACAGGGTGTAGATGCTGCCGGTGCCGGCTTCGCTCAGTTGCTGGACTTCACGTTGGGACAGGGTTTCGAGGCTGCCCTTGGGGCTGACGGAGGCATTGATGACTTGACGTTGGGGCATTCTGATTCCTTGAAAGCGCAGCCACCGCACCCACAGGGGGCTGCGATGGCTTGAGAATGATGGGCGCCGAATTCGGTCGCACGAGACGGATATTTACCTCAGGCGCAAGGCCGAGCGCAAACCCCGTCCAGCACCATCATGCCGCAGAACTCACTGAATCAGCTTCCAGTTTTTGTAGAAAACCCGACGCAGGGTAAAGGCCATCCCGGCAAACCCAGCGATCACAGCGTTAAGAACCATCGGCACCGGTGTCGGCCGCACGATGTCGATAAACAGGCAGTAACGCTTGGCATCATTTTTGTTGAAAGACGCGTGCATCAGGGTGTCATCGAAGATAAACAGCGGGTCGTCGTGCCAGTAATGCTTGTGCTTGCCGACCTGGATGTAGACGCCTTCGTGATGAGGTGCTGGCGCCATGTTGTAGAGCACGCGGAACATCATGCGCAGGGGGCCGAAGTGGAAGGAGGTGGAGCGGTTTTCATTGAATACCGACACGCCGATGGTCTTCACGAACGGTAGTTTTTTGCGCAGTTCCGGGATGTCGAGGGTGGTCTCGATGGGTTGGCCATACCACTGGAAAAACAACATGCCACGCTTCTTCTCGGCCATGCGTTCTTCGAGATAGCCAATGATTTGGTCCTTGTGCGCCATGGCATCGTCGATGACCTGTTGCAGGTCTTCACGCCAGGCCGGTGGCAGGTCGGCCATTGTGTAGACGTGGCGGTTAGGCGAGCTGAACAGGTCGAACAGGGTGTTGAACGGCGCCAGCAGCCAAGTGTTGCGGCCACTGCCGATAAAATATTTCTTGAAAGTGTCACGGTCATACAGGCCGTTGCGCAGGAAATCATAGATCCCGCAGACCACGACCAGGCTGAGAAACACCGTAGTCGTCAGGGGGATCAGGCAAATAATCAACAGGACGCCGAGTACCCAGGCGACCGACACGGCTTTTTTGCGTAAGGCAGACTTGCTCATGAAACTCAGCTCCAGCTGGACGCCATTCGACAGGTCCGGATCCGTGGCTGCGAGTGGGAAGGGGTGAAACATGTTGAAACAACTACGACATGATAAGGCGTTCGGCGCTGGAGAGGCGTTTTAAATATTGCAAAATTGTGAAGGCGCTACACAGTTTTTAACCGGATCAGCGCTGAGTGGATTGGATTTTGTAAACAGAAGATTTGCGACTATCGTGACGCTTCGGTTTTTTGGACGTCATAGACCGGTACGATTGAAGTTGAATGGCCACCACTGGCCTTCGGCACCTTGGAAGAGGCAGAAATTTTATGATCATCAAACCGCGGGTTCGTGGCTTTATCTGTGTGACCGCTCACCCTGTTGGCTGTGAAGCGAACGTCAAAGAGCAGATCGACTACGTGACTCAACACGGCGTCATCGAAGGCGGCCCGAAAAAGGTGCTAGTCCTCGGCGCTTCCACCGGCTACGGCCTGGCCGCGCGCATCAGTGCTGCCTTTGGCTGCGGCGCCGACACCCTGGGCGTGTTTTTTGAGAAAGAAGGCGAAGAAGGCAAGCTGAGCTCCGCCGGCTGGTACAACAGCGCTGCGTTCGAGAAGTTTGCCGTCGAGAAAGGCCTGTACGCCAAGAGCATCAACGGCGACGCGTTCTCCGACGAGATCAAGCGCCTGACCATCGAAACCATCAAGAAAGACCTGGGCAAGATCGATCTGGTGGTCTACAGCCTGGCCGCGCCACGCCGTACCGACCCGCAAGGCGTGGTGCACAACTCCACCCTCAAGCCGATCGGCAAGGCTGTGACCCTGCGCGGTATCAATACCGACAAGGGCGTTGTGGTCGACACCACGCTTGAGCCTGCAACCCAGGAAGAAATCGACGGCACCGTCAAAGTGATGGGCGGCGAAGACTGGCAGCTGTGGATCGACGCCCTGCGTGACGCCGACGTTTTGGCCGAAGGCGCGAAAACCACCGCCTTCACCTATCTTGGCGAGAAGCTGACCCAGGACATCTACTGGAACGGCTCCATCGGCGAAGCCAAGAAAGACTTGGACAAGAAAGTCCTGACCCTGCGCGACAACCTCGCGGCACTCAAGGGCGACGCCCGTGTGTCGGTGCTCAAGGCCGTGGTCACCCAGGCCAGCTCGGCCATTCCAATCATGCCGCTGTACCTGTCGCTGCTGTTCAAAGTGATGAAAGAGCAGGGCACCCACGAAGGTTGCATCGAACAGGTCTACGGCCTGTTCAAGGACAGCCTGTACGGCAGCCAGCCGAAACTCGACGCCGATGGCCGCTTGCGTGCTGACCTGGCCGAGCTGGAGCCGAAGGTCCAGGACGCCGTGGCGGCACTGTGGAATCAGGTCACCGACGACAACGTCAACGAGATCAGCGATTTTGCCGGCTACAAGGCTGAATTCCTGCGTTTGTTCGGCTTTGAAATCGACGGTGTGGACTACGAGGCTGACGTGAATCCGACCGTGAAGATCAACGGTCTCATCTCGGCTTAAGTGATGGAATAGACAGCAGTCTCGATTATGAGGCTGCTGTTTTGTTCTTCCCCAACGCGCGTTCAGCCTTGGTTGAACACTCGAAGGGCCTTGCTAAAACCAGTGCGCTTGATACTCACCACCTCTTTCTCCCACAGCGGATTCAGGGGCACGTGATAGCCGCTGTCTTTGGCTGTCTTGACCAATTCCGCCATTTCTTTGCTGTCGTGGATCATGCAGATTTCATCGAACCGCCCCAGCTTGGTCGGTAGGAAGAACGTTGCCGGGTAGTTGGCGGCGACATCTGTTGCCGGGCTGCCGGAGTCCGCGTTGTGGTGGACCACCTTCTCGCCATTGCCGACCAACCGATGATTAATCAAATCAATCATTTGCTTTATTCGCGGTGAGGCGTTGCCCAGATGTTTGTCTTCCTTTTCATAGAAGTGAAGGGGGCTTTCATAGTCTGCACTCAACGCCATCGGTACTTGGTAAGCCTTGGGGTCTGAATGATGCTGTCTGTAGCTATCAACCCTTTGCGTCAAAACGCTGTGCGCGACATCGGGCACCGGCAGCTTGTCTTCAGCGCCGTAGTCGCTGAGGTGGGGCGCCACCATGTGCAGGTCATAGTCGGCCG
The genomic region above belongs to Pseudomonas azotoformans and contains:
- the fabV gene encoding enoyl-ACP reductase FabV gives rise to the protein MIIKPRVRGFICVTAHPVGCEANVKEQIDYVTQHGVIEGGPKKVLVLGASTGYGLAARISAAFGCGADTLGVFFEKEGEEGKLSSAGWYNSAAFEKFAVEKGLYAKSINGDAFSDEIKRLTIETIKKDLGKIDLVVYSLAAPRRTDPQGVVHNSTLKPIGKAVTLRGINTDKGVVVDTTLEPATQEEIDGTVKVMGGEDWQLWIDALRDADVLAEGAKTTAFTYLGEKLTQDIYWNGSIGEAKKDLDKKVLTLRDNLAALKGDARVSVLKAVVTQASSAIPIMPLYLSLLFKVMKEQGTHEGCIEQVYGLFKDSLYGSQPKLDADGRLRADLAELEPKVQDAVAALWNQVTDDNVNEISDFAGYKAEFLRLFGFEIDGVDYEADVNPTVKINGLISA